The following proteins come from a genomic window of Elgaria multicarinata webbii isolate HBS135686 ecotype San Diego chromosome 10, rElgMul1.1.pri, whole genome shotgun sequence:
- the NIPAL1 gene encoding magnesium transporter NIPA3, translating to MGEKVVLLREACREGDVFPLICLNAHHAWCQILNVSELQASFFAYSGKYPNETMLNVPTPTGSKYSLYVGVALAIGSSIFVGSSFILKKKGLLQLAEKGFTRAGQGGYSYLKEWLWWAGLLSMGIGEAANFAAYAFAPATLVTPLGALSVLISAILSSYFLDEKLNIHGKLGCILSILGSTVMVIHAPEEEQVSSLDEMEMKLKDPVFIAFAAVIIVISLVLIFIVAPRLGQTNILVYISICSVIGAFSVSAVKGLGIAIKDMLYQKPVFRHPLFYILVVILVLSVSTQINYLNKSLDVFNTSLVTPIYYVCFTTTVVICSVILFKEWNSMELGDMIGTLSGFFTIIIGIFFLHAFKNVSINWSQLATSVKREPVLPLHGYEAHHTLLENMEAPALTCDEDNTLFSRGSEQQDGHH from the exons ATGGGGGAGAAAGTGGTGCTGCTTCGGGAGGCGTGTCGCGAAG GTGACGTTTTTCCTTTGATTTGCCTCAACGCTCATCACGCATGGTGTCAAATCCTTAATGTATCAGAGCTACAAGCTTCTTTCTTCGCCTATTCTGGAAAATACCCAAATGAAACAATGCTGAACGTGCCTACGCCCACAGGAAGCAAATACAGTTTATACGTAGGCGTGGCCTTGGCCATAGGGTCCAGTATCTTTGTTGGCTCCAGCTTTATACTGAAAAAAAAGGGCCTTTTGCAATTGGCTGAAAAAGGATTCACTAGAGCAG GACAGGGTGGGTATTCTTACCTGAAGGAATGGCTATGGTGGGCAGGACTGCTTTCAA TGGGAATAGGAGAAGCAGCAAACTTTGCTGCCTATGCGTTTGCACCAGCGACTTTGGTAACCCCATTGGGTGCATTAAGTGTTCTTATAAG TGCAATATTGTCTTCCTACTTTTTGGATGAAAAGCTCAATATTCATGGGAAGCTGGGATGCATATTAAGCATTTTGGGTTCTACTGTGATGGTAATTCATGCTCCTGAAGAGGAGCAAGTCTCATCGTTGGATGAAATGGAAATGAAGCTAAAAGATCCAG TGTTCATTGCATTTGCCGCTGTAATAATTGTGATCTCACTGGTGCTCATTTTTATTGTCGCTCCAAGGCTTGGCCAGACGAATATACTGGTATACATCTCCATTTGTTCCGTGATTGGTGCATTCTCAGTCTCCGCTGTCAAGGGGCTGGGCATTGCAATTAAAGACATGCTGTATCAGAAGCCAGTCTTCCGACATccactgttttatattttggtgGTGATCTTGGTGCTGTCCGTCAGCACTCAGATCAACTACCTCAACAAGTCATTAGATGTGTTCAATACGTCTCTAGTGACACCCATTTATTACGTCTGCTTCACAACCACGGTGGTGATCTGCTCCGTCATCCTCTTCAAGGAATGGAATAGCATGGAGCTTGGCGATATGATTGGGACCTTAAGTGGATTCTTCACCATAATTATTGGCATTTTCTTTCTGCACGCTTTTAAAAACGTCAGCATCAACTGGAGCCAGTTGGCAACTTCAGTTAAAAGAGAGCCTGTCTTGCCTCTCCATGGTTATGAGGCTCATCATACTTTATTGGAGAACATGGAGGCTCCAGCCTTGACGTGCGATGAGGATAATACTCTGTTCAGTCGAGGAAGTGAGCAACAGGATGGCCACCATTAA